The Parambassis ranga chromosome 19, fParRan2.1, whole genome shotgun sequence genome contains a region encoding:
- the LOC114452030 gene encoding zinc finger protein 518A → MEDFTIPHAVNSNISGMEGEKEKMQDFVCKHLREVTDGSLFNNAEESSIKDQGSSTKNDKQTINKAHFKIQQGAVFSGKILSFSCSVCKDNLTFSPNDLLKHFRAVHKGTLPTYPCDLCEFVTNEFPDLQRHRIEHRNTLVTCELCNDDVQYSLLLLTRHYIMCHSVNGQFSCDWCEFTTLDAGTFVQHIHHHNESHWKCSKCRYISLTEEDHHKHMKAHSGTFPYTCQTCGYGATKREYLKKHTAAVHKEEVEKSNAWKSIEDVGKPANPPGSLKFLLKKSGESQEAQRISKVTCLSGTLQNPNRLNEPEISFEESYTFMDGPTNKDNRSWVKGSQNTGSSTPVMLQECENSLSSDSESHINANGLTVLMVKNRITLPPNCTTKVMGFKMVDGKKHLVLKVIPIGNSSSPNHSLVDSNSCCVPNPVFAKSKVSVENGQCPDGKSSTSVSLSHGSCIQMGNDGMSVKVKIEKEETSVSNLGCTQQEDVGGHTNPSLNSSYCEDILYPITNKFDQKDAESQPNETSIERSKLSNNLVSATSYSETNHGGSQISNTTAMYANKGLCSFTKVVQETLVSKQMKKKVENAGLSQRTDGNDTMSDGSDELIDKHTESEENIAFNSVENSQTFQDSREQNTTQIKHTNGQQNVKDLVLPLQLSPPTTVNCKESTMTTQNCTQNSLRAGREESNQEVFSFHNYFKEACSTSPNCTQNLANDFKHSTDKSSPFSLTLAASSEQLTEVADGDFRVNEFIPSVDQPLTEENPDSLLQDFNIIKIEEDSIPISKQQSEITRCSNSSGSFEEHLEGIPPNPSNDSLKQTKTTLRIIQLPEGKQPLLLKTSPGFKLITNSVNPQINVSYMKPGLERTSNDSGATFTPNSKRIDVPAKSGALKKGTTPLSAVQPGVNTTSSHYLINSPGFNGPVILSSTPNRTFTDKTSKTQPTCYFVQRSQIPFVQNPSTAALSPAFTQLNSQPVLGMPVSSSNKPSTLQSGCQTFLLRYISPSKSGLLLHNPDTKTGSQCIQTTESSRNKVIFKIVTPTGSFLTSGSPTSSNQPLLLTTRPQTQCFLVSSNKTSATSSNRVKKLITVQNTAQTGVKESFVSSSQMNLKVQQCEAEKSILAPRPVRPPSQRKRRRKALFDELSPAVQKARRLSNKVQTEKDTTVLWKPVAKEMERTLRLTPFSNIQQIKCPRKYQPVVVLNHPDADIPEVTNIMKVVNRYKGAVTKVSLSQKTIQALSELSVLWKNSLTKSASCHSDPRPRPVQSSVRERFLLRLKLRRKSKKKYQIVEAISGCRQEPVVFHCWFCGRLFNNQEDWIGHGQRHLMEATRDWNKLF, encoded by the coding sequence ATGGAAGACTTCACAATACCGCATGCCGTAAACAGCAACATATCGGGCatggaaggagaaaaagaaaagatgcaGGACTTTGTATGCAAACATCTCAGAGAAGTAACGGATGGGTCACTCTTCAATAATGCAGAAGAATCTTCCATTAAGGATCAAGGAAGTTCCACCAAGAATGACAAACAAACTATAAATAAAGCCCACTTTAAAATCCAACAGGGCGCTGTTTTCTCTGGAAAAATTCTGAGCTTTAGTTGTTCAGTGTGTAAAGACAATTTAACATTTAGCCCAAATGATCTGCTTAAACATTTTCGGGCAGTTCATAAAGGAACCCTTCCCACATACCCTTGTGACCTGTGCGAGTTTGTCACAAATGAGTTTCCTGATCTTCAGCGCCATCGGATTGAGCACAGGAATACTTTAGTTACATGTGAGCTCTGCAATGATGACGTTCAGTACTCTCTACTTTTGCTTACTAGACACTACATTATGTGTCATAGTGTAAATGGACAGTTTAGTTGTGACTGGTGTGAGTTTACAACTTTGGATGCTGGGACCTTTGTCCAGCACATTCATCACCATAATGAGAGTCACTGGAAATGTTCGAAATGCAGATATATTAGCTTGACTGAAGAGGATCACCATAAGCATATGAAAGCTCACTCGGGTACTTTCCCTTACACTTGTCAGACTTGTGGATACGGTGCAACAAAAAGAGAGTaccttaaaaaacacacagctgctgttcacAAAGAGGAAGTTGAGAAAAGCAACGCCTGGAAATCCATTGAAGATGTTGGAAAACCTGCAAACCCACCTGGAAGCTTAAAGTTCTTGCTAAAAAAGAGTGGTGAATCACAGGAGGCTCAGAGGATATCAAAAGTGACCTGTCTCTCTGGGACTTTACAGAATCCGAATAGATTAAATGAACCAGAGATATCATTTGAGGAGTCCTACACCTTCATGGATGGGCCTACAAATAAGGATAACAGAAGTTGGGTTAAAGGTTCTCAGAACACTGGATCGTCAACACCAGTCATGTTACAGGAATGCGAGAACTCTTTAAGCTCTGATTCTGAAAGCCACATCAATGCAAATGGACTAACTGTTCTGATGGTTAAGAATAGAATTACTCTTCCTCCTAACTGTACAACTAAAGTGATGGGATTCAAAATGgttgatggaaaaaaacatttagtccTTAAGGTAATACCCATCGGAAATTCATCATCTCCAAACCATTCCTTAGTTGACAGTAACTCCTGCTGTGTACCAAATCCTGTGTTTGCGAAAAGTAAAGTCTCTGTTGAGAATGGGCAGTGTCCTGATGGCAAGAGCTCAACATCTGTTTCACTGAGCCATGGCTCTTGCATACAGATGGGTAATGATGGAATGTCAGTAAAAGTAAAGATTGAGAAGGAGGAAACCTCTGTTTCCAACCTTGGATGCACTCAACAAGAAGATGTTGGGGGTCATACTAATCCTTCCTTAAATAGTTCTTATTGTGAGGATATATTGTATCCCATAACAAATAAGTTTGATCAGAAGGATGCAGAAAGTCAGCCAAATGAAACAAGCATAGAGAGAAGTAAATTGTCTAATAACTTGGTCTCTGCAACGTCTTACTCTGAAACAAATCATGGTGGATCTCAAATCAGTAATACTACAGCTATGTATGCTAATAAGGGCCTATGCTCCTTTACAAAAGTTGTACAAGAGACCCTAGTTTCcaaacaaatgaagaaaaaagttGAGAATGCTGGACTTTCACAGAGGACTGATGGCAATGACACAATGAGTGATGGCAGTGACGAACTTATTGACAAGCACACGGAAAGTGAAGAGAACATTGCTTTTAATAGTGTGGAAAATTCTCAGACTTTTCAAGATAGCCGTGAACAGAATACAACTCAGATTAAACATACAAATGGCCAGCAAAATGTAAAGGATCTGGTGCTACCTTTGCAATTGTCTCCACCCACTACAGTTAACTGCAAAGAAAGTACCATGACCACACAAAACTGTACACAAAATTCACTGAGAGCTGGGAGGGAAGAAAGCAACCAAGAAGTATTCAGCTTTCATAATTATTTCAAGGAAGCATGTAGCACTTCACCCAACTGTACTCAGAACTTGGCCAATGATTTTAAACACTCAACAGACAAATCCTCACCATTTAGCTTGACTTTAGCAGCATCTTCAGAGCAGTTGACAGAAGTTGCAGATGGTGACTTTAGGGTCAATGAGTTCATACCTAGTGTTGACCAACCTTTGACTGAGGAAAATCCAGATTCACTGCTGCAAGATTTCAATATCATCAAAATTGAGGAGGATAGCATTCCTATATCCAAACAACAGTCAGAAATAACAAGGTGCTCAAATTCCTCAGGCAGTTTTGAGGAACATTTAGAGGGTATTCCTCCAAATCCTAGCAATGATTctttaaaacaaactaaaaccACTCTGAGAATTATTCAGTTACCAGAGGGTAAACAGCCTTTGCTTTTGAAGACGTCTCCTGGTTTTAAGCTTATAACCAATTCTGTAAATCCTCAGATCAATGTATCTTACATGAAGCCAGGTTTAGAAAGAACAAGTAACGACAGTGGTGCAACTTTTACTCCAAATAGCAAGAGGATAGATGTACCAGCAAAGTCAGGAGCTCTCAAAAAGGGGACAACTCCTCTTTCTGCTGTTCAACCAGGTGTTAACACCACCTCAAGTCACTACCTTATCAACAGTCCAGGTTTTAACGGTCCTGTAATCCTTTCAAGCACACCAAATCGTACATTTACAGACAAGACGTCAAAGACACAGCCAACATGCTATTTTGTACAAAGGTCTCAGATCCCATTTGTTCAGAATCCCAGTACAGCTGCTCTTAGTCCAGCATTTACCCAGCTGAACTCACAGCCAGTTTTGGGCATGCCTGTGAGCTCTTCCAACAAACCGAGCACACTGCAATCTGGCTGCCAAACATTCCTGCTCCGATATATTTCTCCATCCAAATCAGGCCTGCTTCTTCACAACCCAGACACAAAGACTGGGTCTCAGTGCATCCAAACCACTGAAAGTTCCCGAAATAAAGTCATATTTAAAATTGTAACACCCACCGGGAGCTTTCTTACGAGTGGGAGTCCGACCTCAAGTAATCAACCTTTGCTTTTGACCACCAGACCTCAAACCCAGTGTTTCCTGGTGTCTTCAAACAAAACCAGTGCAACTTCTTCAAACAGAGTTAAGAAATTGATCACTGTACAAAATACTGCACAGACAGGTGTCAAGGAATCTTTTGTTTCATCCTCTCAAATGAATTTGAAGGTGCAACAGTGTGAGGCAGAGAAATCTATCCTAGCTCCAAGGCCAGTCCGTCCTCCAAGCCAAAGAAAAAGACGCAGGAAAGCATTATTTGATGAGCTTTCTCCAGCAGTGCAAAAGGCTAGAAGACTTTCAAATAAAGTACAAACCGAAAAAGACACAACTGTTTTATGGAAGCCTGTAGCCAAAGAAATGGAAAGGACCCTGAGACTTACCCCATTCAGTAATATTCAGCAAATCAAATGCCCTCGTAAATACCAGCCTGTAGTGGTGCTCAATCATCCGGATGCTGATATTCCTGAAGTGACCAATATCATGAAGGTGGTCAACAGGTACAAAGGTGCTGTTACTAAAGTTTCTCTGTCTCAAAAAACAATCCAAGCACTGTCAGAGCTAAGTGTTCTTTGGAAGAATTCCTTGACCAAAAGTGCATCATGTCATAGTGATCCTAGACCTCGGCCAGTTCAGAGTTCCGTCAGAGAGCGATTCCTCCTCAGGCTAAAACTAAGGcgaaaaagcaaaaaaaagtatCAGATAGTGGAAGCTATATCGGGTTGTCGACAAGAGCCAGTGGTGTTTCACTGCTGGTTTTGTGGCCGGCTCTTTAACAACCAAGAAGATTGGATTGGCCACGGCCAGAGGCATCTCATGGAAGCAACAAGAGACTGGAATAAACTGTTCTGA